aaattcatatcatccacattcccaaaaaacagtatttcacaacatttttacttatgccacacaaacagattttcacatattcaatcatacgatcattttcacagtattttgcaaatataacatatatatatatataaatatatttattttccataaatcatatgctaaatatatatatatacaagtattttctcaaaacaaaattagtttagtttatcctcttacttgactactgagaaaacccccaaaacaatctagtctaacccccgtaagattttcctaatcaataccctgaaactgaaaaatttcagtattaaacttcagtatttttgtacgtacaacattttctataacagtcacaaagtcaaatttggcttaaaaggccttacctgaacttagggatgattcccaacgttcccaatcaacacccctggaaacgaaaactctcagtattaaactaaTATATTTCaatgcgtataacacttttctcaactgttacaacttcaaatttggcttaaaaagtcttacctcaacttaaggataatttccaaattactttctccaacgatccgctccggcagatttgcagaaAACTTCACCAGGAGAGTCATGGTGGCtttggtttgtcgatccggcataaaactggcctagaatcgaagagagagagagagagagagagagagagagagagagagagagagagagagagagagtcataggagagagagagaggagagagcacTGGCGCAAGAAATCCAATTCCAATTGGATTGTCCAAAATTAAAGCAAGCTTCCTCGAGAAGTTtgtacaattttatatatatatatattaatatcataataactactaattaaagcaaagcttcttggagaagcttgtacaactttatatatatatatagacctttaacttatatatattacatatatatcataataacttatatatatatatatatatgtttcaatatatatatatttttttcttatcatagtattcattttacttgttaatttaattaatttattttatttataattttattattttttaaaaaaaatttatttttcccgattactacaagatttacagaatatatatatatatatataccagatttacagaaaccatagatgtacctatgaatattagaagtattatgaatagaaaattcagagaaacaatttatgttaagtaacataggtataagcTATATTGTACATTATATATACGAATTTTCTCAGATTCAGATATTTAtgatatttctaaattagattttacaaatatgtaaactcacctatCACACgttagcaataacatattttgtcttattaagcgctgtctcatcctagtgatttaatattttttaagtgatgCAGTTATGCGAGCAAATTAGGCTTgcaagtaggggtgagcaaacggtcgattcggccaaattcggttaattaaccgaattaaccgaaaattttggttaaagaatAGTGTTAACCGAACGGACCGAACCATTgggcctcaccgaaccgaacccgaccgaatttattttcgggtaattcggttaacctaaTTTAACCGAGAAATATGAGGGAAGGGGGAATTGGGAAGGTAAATCCAGAACAAGGGAAGGGGGAAGTCAGGAAGGAGTCGGGGGAGATGATTGAGCTCGGGTGAGCTTGACGCCGATGACGATGAGGAGTCGGGGGTGGTTCTCGGTGACGATGGCTGGCCAGTGGCGACGGCGATGGCAtcacgtgaagatggtggtgccgTGGTGCAGAGCAGtgagctcaggtgagcgagagagaggcagtgactcagtgaGGGCTTCCGACTTCTCACTTCAGAGAGTAGTTACTCTGTTGCACTGTTGGTGATGATGGCCGGCGACGGCGATGGCGATGGACACAGATGaaggcatcgcgtgaagatggtgccTGGTGATGCAGAggagctcgggtgagcgagagaaAGGCGACGGTGATGGCTTCTGACTTCAGAGAGCAGTGACTGTGTTGGTGGTGATAGCCAGCGACGACGACGGCGACGACGAAGGCAAAAGGCAGTGAGGGACTTACATGTTCTGACTTCTGTGAGACTGAGAGcagtgagagtgtgagactgtgagagtgtgagactgagaGTATGAGAGGGAATGAGTGAAATCggattttaatttactaatttatatttaaaatttaattaattcgtaaatcggttaatcggttaaccgaattaatattctccattaaccgaaccgaaacccgattaaccgaaatattggaaaacataaccgaaccgaccgaaccgaattttttaaccgaaccgaatcgaccaatttcggtcggttaattcggttaattcggttttccccaattatgctcacccctactcgcaagtagaggggactacagtactacCCTAACTGTAAGGTGAGTATTTTGGGTAGTCATTTTTTGAATAGTTCCTAGGTCCTgataagggtattttgggaatggttgtATATGCATACTTTGGGAAATATTGTgacactctgatattgtatatattgttataGTTATATGTATCTGCTTCCAACTgtttaggtagtttattgtgtcttAGATTTCACGAGACCTATTTGGACCGTGATGTTGgtttgatttgaaattaaaaagtaTCAGAGTAATAAAATTAtatagttaatatatatatatatatatatatatatatatataagggaaaAAAAATGGAATGTAAAATCAAATCGTTACATCTCACATGTCTAATTATTGAATCCTTCTTTTacaagtttaaattttgaaattaaaaatgcgtactcatttcctttatttttgtttccttttctgtatttttaaatttttatttctaatgtatattttattttttcctatattttcattttatgaaataaaaactTATTAGTCCCATATAAAATTCTTTGTCTACAATTATTTATTGTAAAATCTAGCGTAGAGTAatggatttttatattttcatatataaaattaagtaaaagttaaaattaaaattcattatCCCTACCACAACTTGTCCCCCAAGTCCTACTGAACCGCCCACCAACGTATCCCTACCACAACTTGTCCCCCAAGTCCTACTGAACCGCCCACCAACGTATCCCTACCACAACTTGTCCCTCAAGTCCTACCGAACCGCCCACCAACCTTgactatttatttaatttaatacatttaaGACCCAAAAAGCCTGACCCTTCAGAAGCCAACTAGTAACCAACAACTAATCTACATTATCTTATTCCCTCGACATTGCTTGGTCGCTTGCTTGGTCGCCGAGAAAATGAACCCTTAGCTCTCCTCTATATAAGGAGCCTCCAGAGAAATTTAAGTggcaaattaaaaagaaaagggcTGATCCAATTAAGATGGGAGAAGAAGTGAAGGTACTGGGAGTGTGGGCTAGCCCATTCAGTTATAGGGTGGAGATTGCCCTTAAACTTAAAGGCATACCCTACGACTACATAGAAGAAGAAGACTTGCATGGGAACAAAAGCGAGCTGCTGCTGAAGTCGAACCCGGTTCACAAGAAGATTCCGGTTTTCTTCCATGCCGGAAAACCCATCGCCGAGTCGCTTGTGATTCTTGAGTACGTGGATGAGACATGGAAGACCAATCCCATCTTGCCTCAAGACCCATATCAGAGAGCCATGGCTCGTTTCTGGGCTAAGTTCATTGATGAAAAGGTATGTATTTGTGTGtacatataaaattttatttgcaGCGAGGAGAGATTTCAAATACCATACCCAATACTTAGAATATGAGAGAGATTTTTATATTTgactgtaatataaaattatattaaaaattatctaaATTCTTTCGTCAGGGTCTGAAATTGTGCTGTGATAGAAAATGAGAATCAAAGTTATTTGGAAtatggagagaaagagagagagaagcaaaAGCCTTTCACTTCTATGTATTAATTGTCTTAGAAAATAATTATGTGCGAGTTTTTAGTATCTCTTATTTGTATTTAAAAGTATCAAGActcatattaatttatttattgtatTGCAGTGTATGTTTCCGATTTGGAACGCTTTTCATGGTGATGACAAAGCATTGGAAGAAGTGCATGATCATCTAGAAATACTTGAAAATGAGCTCAAAGATAAGAGATTCTTTGGAGGAGAGTCAATTGGATTGGTGGATATAGTTGCCAGCTTCATAAGCTATGGGATAGGAGCAATTCAAGAAGTACACACAGTAAAATTGTTGACAAATGAAAAGTATCCCAAGTTATACAAATGGTCTGAAGAGT
This Malania oleifera isolate guangnan ecotype guangnan chromosome 11, ASM2987363v1, whole genome shotgun sequence DNA region includes the following protein-coding sequences:
- the LOC131167298 gene encoding glutathione S-transferase U8-like; the protein is MGEEVKVLGVWASPFSYRVEIALKLKGIPYDYIEEEDLHGNKSELLLKSNPVHKKIPVFFHAGKPIAESLVILEYVDETWKTNPILPQDPYQRAMARFWAKFIDEKCMFPIWNAFHGDDKALEEVHDHLEILENELKDKRFFGGESIGLVDIVASFISYGIGAIQEVHTVKLLTNEKYPKLYKWSEEFVGVIKEYLPPRDKLVVFYKAHFEATHGSK